The Rhabdothermincola salaria genomic interval CGCGTCTCCCCCTGGGTCGATCGGCCGGCCACCTGACCGGGACGGGCTGGAATCTAGTCCTCCCCGGCCGTGACGTCCGTCGCCCCAGGGCGGCTCGGCACCATCGTCAGCGGGCGAGCGGACCGCCGGGGATGGGTGTGCCCGGCGGATCGACCTCGGTCTCACGGGCCGTGCCGGTGCAGCGGCGGGAGAGCTCGGGGACGCCGGTGCGGTAGGTGTGGCAGGACTCGTCGGCGGGCCGGGCGTCGGAGGCCACCTCGATGGCGTCGAGGTCCATGAGTCGCCCGAGGCCGATGCTGCAGGCCCGGCGCAGCACCACCACGGGCTCGCGCTCGTCGGCGGGCACCCTGGTCTCCAGCCACTGCGAGAACGGCCGGCGGTCGAGCGCCATGCCGGCGTAGGGCCCGTCGCCCACCACCTCCTGGCCGTGCAGCTCCCAGTCGAGCAGCTCCACCCCGTCGCGGGTCAGCCGGGCCCGCCGCTCGACGAAGGAGGCCAGCTCGATGTGGACCTCGTACACCAGGGGCTGGGCGTCGAGCGCATGGGCGGCGGCCAGGGCGGCGAGGTCGACGGTGTGCACGCACTGGGTCCGGCGGTCGTCGACCCAGCGGTCGGCCAGCACGGCGTCGTCGAGCGAGGTGCCGGCGAGCGCCGCCAGCCCCGCGGCGCCGACGGGGCAGGTGGACCAGGGCACCCGCACCCCGACCGCCTCGGCCGCGGTGATCCGGGTGCCGTCGTGGGCGAGGCGCACCCGGAAGTGGTGGATGTAGTCCTCCATGGCGGCGTCGACCGAGCCCGCACCGGGGACGATCTCGATGCGGCGCCGGTAGGTGAGCGGCCCGCGACGCAACCCGACACCGATCCCAGGGTGCGACTCCAACTGCTCGGCCATGAGGATCCCTCCGGTGTCCCGCCTCGTGCGCTGACCGGGCACGCTAACCCCGCCGCCGACGCGGGTCCCACCCCTCGCACCGCCGCCGCGTGATTGGCTGTCGGCCATGGGTTGGGATGCAGACGCGGGGGTCATGACCGTCGACGAGGCGGTGCCTCGCCGCCCGAGGACCTTCTGGGCCGCGGTGGAGGAACGGGCGGCGGACACGCCGGACGGCGTGCTCGTGGTCGACGACCTGGGCCGGTCGTTCACCGCCCGGCAGTTCCGCGACGCGGCCGAGGCGGTGGCCGCCGGCCTGGCCGAGCACGGCGTGGGTGCGGGCGTGGCGGTCACCTGGCAGCTGCCCACCAGCATCGAGGCCGCCGTGGTGACGGCCGCCCTCGCCCGGCTCGGGGCGGTGCAGAACCCTGCCATCACGGTGCTGCGCGAACGCGAGATGCGCATCGTCGTCGACCAGGTCGACCCCGCGCTGGTGCTGGTGCCGGGCACCTGGAAGGGGTTCGACCACCACGCCATGGTGCAGGCCCTCGACCCCTCGGCCCAGACCGTGGTGGTCGACCACCGCCTCGCTGCGGCGGAAGGGGGTCTGGCCCTCCCCCTCGGCGACCCCGCGATCCTCGCCCCTCCCCTGCCGGGCGGCGACGCCGAGACCCGCTGGATCTACTACTCGTCGGGCACGACCAGCGCCCCCAAGGGGGTGCGCCACACCGACACCTCGGTGATGGCGGCGTGCGACGCCATGCTCGAGCGGCTCCGCATGGGCCCCGACGACCTGTACCCGATCGCCTTCCCCCTCTCCCACATCGGCGGCGCGGCGATGCTGGCCATGGCCCTGCGCTCGGGCTGCACGTTGGCCCTGTTCGACACGTTCGACGCGTCGACGGCCGACACCATGGCGTCGTTCTCGCCGACGCTGCTGGGCTCGGCGCTGCCGTTCCACCAGGCCTACATGGCCGCCCAACAACGGCACGGCGCCGAGCCGCTCTACCCGCGCCTCAA includes:
- a CDS encoding DUF2889 domain-containing protein, producing the protein MAEQLESHPGIGVGLRRGPLTYRRRIEIVPGAGSVDAAMEDYIHHFRVRLAHDGTRITAAEAVGVRVPWSTCPVGAAGLAALAGTSLDDAVLADRWVDDRRTQCVHTVDLAALAAAHALDAQPLVYEVHIELASFVERRARLTRDGVELLDWELHGQEVVGDGPYAGMALDRRPFSQWLETRVPADEREPVVVLRRACSIGLGRLMDLDAIEVASDARPADESCHTYRTGVPELSRRCTGTARETEVDPPGTPIPGGPLAR
- a CDS encoding class I adenylate-forming enzyme family protein, which produces MTVDEAVPRRPRTFWAAVEERAADTPDGVLVVDDLGRSFTARQFRDAAEAVAAGLAEHGVGAGVAVTWQLPTSIEAAVVTAALARLGAVQNPAITVLREREMRIVVDQVDPALVLVPGTWKGFDHHAMVQALDPSAQTVVVDHRLAAAEGGLALPLGDPAILAPPLPGGDAETRWIYYSSGTTSAPKGVRHTDTSVMAACDAMLERLRMGPDDLYPIAFPLSHIGGAAMLAMALRSGCTLALFDTFDASTADTMASFSPTLLGSALPFHQAYMAAQQRHGAEPLYPRLKACTSGGAAKPSGHHARVREVLGGAGVVSAWGLTEAPVVTQAALDDSDEQLDGTEGRPAPGVQIRAVAIDGHVCATGEEGELRVKGPQVCLGYVDPSLDADAFDAEGWFRTGDLGVIWPTGHVAITGRLKHVIVRNAENISGKEVEDVVLTCPAVADVAVLGVPDERTGERVVAVIVPADDAEAPSVAELGAHCTAQGLARYKTPEQVHVVTSIPRNAMGKVLVQDLRDELTA